One Silene latifolia isolate original U9 population chromosome 4, ASM4854445v1, whole genome shotgun sequence DNA segment encodes these proteins:
- the LOC141652362 gene encoding protein NLP6-like, with protein sequence MGFNPLENMDVSYVIKEKMSQALRYFKESTEHHQILAQVWAPVRNGNRYVLTTSGQPFVIGPHSHGLNQYRTVSLKYMFSVDGENDSTLGLPGRVFRHRLPEWTPNVQYYSSEEYSRVNHAKDYDVKGTLALPVFESSGQSCVGVIELIMTSQKINYAPEVDKVCKALEAVNLRSSGILDHPNNQICNESRQNALAEILEVLTEVCETHKLPLAQTWIPCRHRSILAYGGGLKKSCSSFDGSCMKEVCMSTTDVAFYIVDARMWGFREACAEHHLQKGQGAVGNAFSSQGLSFCTDISNLCKLDYPLVHYARMFGLRGSFAICLRSQHTGDDDYVLQFFLPSNITDTAEQLNLVDSILATMKPELQSLMVASGYSLEEERKRIQIIQVSSDDNQVLRIDPNFSINSLFMLQTTNSLIPFKTDFFDVAKNLDDSNGSNDAIFSGSHKETTKTSKKKRGKAEKQIGLDVLQQYFSGSLKDAAKCLGVCPTTMKRICRQHGISRWPSRKINKVNRSLTKLKHVMESVEGRDGSFNMSYMTQPTIIPASEEARLNGPNNSRTSSDENGGVFKTGSGSGEFSTVASTSRGSSHGSPTTDEDAGTSKDLRNLCPSPVDANLDDPSCPSSSLRVSRFGVRQDMKSVTIKAIFKQDIIRFRFSRACNMSELKDEVGKRLKLEVGTFEIKYQDDNHDWVLISCESDLEECLDKSKSGGSDIIRLLVEDQSYKLGSSCESSG encoded by the exons ATGGGGTTCAATCCTTTAGAGAACATGGACGTATCGTATGTAATAAAAGAGAAGATGAGTCAAGCACTTCGGTACTTCAAAGAATCAACTGAACATCATCAGATTTTGGCTCAGGTTTGGGCACCGGTAAGGAATGGAAATCGCTACGTGCTCACGACTTCAGGGCAACCCTTTGTGATAGGGCCACATAGTCACGGGTTGAATCAGTACAGGACCGTCTCTTTGAAGTACATGTTTTCTGTGGATGGGGAGAATGATTCTACCCTTGGGCTTCCTGGTCGAGTTTTTCGACATAGGTTGCCTGAGTGGACACCAAATGTGCAGTATTATTCGAGTGAAGAGTATTCCAGGGTTAATCATGCCAAGGATTATGATGTCAAAGGTACCTTAGCATTGCCGGTATTTGAATCTTCTGGACAGTCTTGTGTGGGTGTGATTGAGCTCATTATGACTTCACAGAAGATCAATTATGCTCCTGAGGTCGACAAAGTTTGCAAAGCCCTTGAG GCAGTAAATCTCAGGAGTTCAGGAATATTAGATCACCCTAACAATCAGATCTGCAACGAAAGTCGACAAAATGCACTAGCTGAAATCTTGGAAGTACTAACAGAAGTTTGTGAAACGCATAAGTTACCTCTAGCTCAGACATGGATTCCTTGCAGGCATCGAAGCATTCTTGCCTATGGAGGTGGTCTGAAGAAGAGTTGTTCTAGCTTTGACGGAAGTTGTATGAAAGAAGTATGCATGTCGACAACTGATGTAGCATTCTATATAGTAGATGCTCGTATGTGGGGATTCAGGGAGGCTTGCGCGGAGCATCATCTTCAAAAAGGGCAGGGTGCTGTTGGGAATGCATTTTCATCCCAAGGACTGTCTTTTTGTACAGATATATCAAACTTATGTAAACTTGATTACCCATTGGTCCATTATGCTCGTATGTTCGGGTTAAGGGGGAGTTTTGCAATCTGTTTGAGGAGCCAACACACTGGGGATGATGATTATGTACTCCAGTTTTTTCTGCCTTCTAACATTACAGACACTGCTGAGCAACTGAACTTGGTGGACTCAATTTTAGCGACAATGAAGCCGGAGCTACAAAGTCTCATGGTTGCTTCTGGATACAGTCTAGAAGAAGAAAGAAAACGTATTCAGATCATTCAAGTGTCTTCGGATGATAATCAAGTTTTGCGGATTGACCCTAACTTCTCCATTAATTCTCTATTCATGTTACAGACAACAAACAGTTTAATACCGTTTAAAACAGATTTCTTTGATGTGGCAAAGAATCTTGATGATTCGAATGGAAGTAACGATGCCATATTTTCTGGAAGCCATAAAGAGACAACGAAAACCTCCAAAAAAAAGCGTGGTAAAGCTGAGAAACAGATTGGTTTGGATGTTCTTCAGCAGTATTTTTCTGGGAGTCTTAAAGATGCTGCAAAATGCCTTGGCG TTTGTCCGACAACAATGAAGCGCATATGTAGGCAGCATGGGATATCAAGATGGCCATCTCGAAAAATAAACAAGGTGAATCGCTCACTTACGAAGCTCAAACACGTGATGGAGTCAGTGGAAGGAAGGGATGGAAGTTTTAACATGAGTTATATGACTCAACCAACCATCATTCCGGCAAGTGAAGAAGCAAGATTAAATGGACCGAACAACAGTAGGACATCAAGTGACGAGAATGGCGGTGTATTCAAAACAGGAAGTGGGTCCGGGGAGTTCAGCACAGTTGCATCGACTTCTCGTGGATCAAGCCATGGCAGTCCGACAACTGATGAGGATGCAGGAACCTCCAAAGATTTAAGAAATCTGTGTCCGTCACCTGTTGATGCCAATTTAGATGATCCGTCTTGTCCAAGCTCGTCATTGAGAGTATCCAGATTTGGTGTTAGACAAGATATGAAGAGTGTGACCATAAAAGCCATATTTAAGCAGGATATAATCCGATTCAGGTTCTCTCGCGCTTGTAACATGTCCGAGTTGAAAGATGAGGTGGGAAAGAGGCTAAAACTCGAAGTTGGAACATTTGAGATCAAGTATCAGGATGACAATCATGACTGGGTGCTGATCTCTTGTGAATCGGACCTAGAAGAGTGCTTAGATAAATCGAAATCAGGAGGCAGCGATATTATCAGACTGTTGGTTGAGGACCAATCCTATAAATTGGGAAGTTCGTGTGAAAGCTCGGGGTAA